A stretch of the Papaver somniferum cultivar HN1 chromosome 6, ASM357369v1, whole genome shotgun sequence genome encodes the following:
- the LOC113287167 gene encoding myb family transcription factor APL-like isoform X1: MFHSKKLPTTMNSSSSSASMCVQGDSGLVLTTDPKPRLRWTVELHERFVDAVTQLGGPDKATPKTIMRVMGVKGLTLYHLKSHLQKFRLGKQPHKDFNDHSLKDVDHHMRGSALDLQRNGASSSGIMCRGMNDRNNVHINDALRMQMEVQRRLHEQLEVQRHLQLRIEAQGKYMQTILEKACQTLSNDSSLASGSSYKSRADVSSRNNQGGIISDMGGSSLKDFGGSSLNNNFPSLQDLNIYGGVDNHHQLDSMQQQNEKSSSFDAFFQSNNNSDNFLGNRKRPSTSSYGSSSKNHLVWTEDDMRLQDLGSAVGCLGSQNDHEGDQDSSKINEHIQIGCLSTIDGGNEMDSVGDVYEAKPVISGHHHHQNNVGERKYDPTSMSSKLERPSPRRMPFQVDRVSNPMIKSQGRSVPYAG, from the exons ATGTTCCATTCCAAAAAACTTCCTACTACTATGAATTCATCCTCTTCTTCGGCTTCTATGTGTGTTCAAGGTGACTCTGGACTTGTTCTCACTACTGACCCTAAACCTCGGCTCCGATGGACTGTCGAACTACACGAACGTTTCGTCGATGCTGTTACTCAGTTAGGCGGACCAGACA agGCTACTCCAAAAACCATCATGAGGGTTATGGGTGTCAAAGGTCTTACTCTCTACCATCTCAAGAGCCACCTTCAG AAATTCAGGCTTGGTAAGCAACCGCATAAGGACTTCAATGATCATTCTCTTAAGGATGTTGATCATCATATGAGAG GTTCAGCACTTGATTTACAAAGAAATGGTGCTTCATCATCGGGAATAATGTGCCGTGGCATGAACGA CAGGAATAACGTACACATAAATGATGCTCTTAGGATGCAAATGGAGGTACAGAGAAGATTGCATGAACAATTGGAG GTTCAAAGACATCTTCAGCTAAGAATTGAAGCTCAAGGAAAGTATATGCAAACTATACTAGAGAAAGCTTGCCAAACCCTTTCTAATGATAGTAGTTTGGCTTCAGGATCAAGTTACAAAAGCCGTGCCGATGTTAGTAGTAGAAATAATCAAGGTGGTATAATTTCTGATATGGGAGGTAGTTCCTTGAAAGACTTTGGTGGTTCTTCTCTTAATAATAATTTTCCTTCTCTTCAAGATCTTAATATTTATGGCGGAGTAGATAATCATCATCAGCTTGATAGTATGCAACAACAAAACGAGAAATCATCTTCTTTCGATGCATTTTTCCAGTCGAATAACAACAGTGATAATTTTCTAGGTAACAGGAAAAGACCTAGTACATCATCTTATGGTAGTTCAAGTAAGAATCATTTAGTTTGGACTGAAGATGACATGAGACTACAAGATTTAGGTTCAGCAGTTGGATGTTTAGGTTCTCAAAATGATCACGAAGGTGATCAAGATTCTTCCAAGATTAATGAACATATTCAGATCGGATGTCTATCAACAATTGATGGTGGAAACGAGATGGATTCTGTAGGAGATGTTTATGAAGCTAAGCCAGTTATCTctggtcatcatcatcatcaaaataatgTTGGAGAAAGGAAATATGATCCGACTTCAATGTCATCGAAACTCGAAAGACCATCTCCTCGAAGGATGCCATTTCAGGTGGATAGGGTAAGTAACCCCATGATTAAGTCTCAAGGAAGAAGTGTTCCTTATgctggatga
- the LOC113287167 gene encoding myb family transcription factor APL-like isoform X2 encodes MFHSKKLPTTMNSSSSSASMCVQGDSGLVLTTDPKPRLRWTVELHERFVDAVTQLGGPDKATPKTIMRVMGVKGLTLYHLKSHLQKFRLGKQPHKDFNDHSLKDVDHHMRGSALDLQRNGASSSGIMCRGMNENNVHINDALRMQMEVQRRLHEQLEVQRHLQLRIEAQGKYMQTILEKACQTLSNDSSLASGSSYKSRADVSSRNNQGGIISDMGGSSLKDFGGSSLNNNFPSLQDLNIYGGVDNHHQLDSMQQQNEKSSSFDAFFQSNNNSDNFLGNRKRPSTSSYGSSSKNHLVWTEDDMRLQDLGSAVGCLGSQNDHEGDQDSSKINEHIQIGCLSTIDGGNEMDSVGDVYEAKPVISGHHHHQNNVGERKYDPTSMSSKLERPSPRRMPFQVDRVSNPMIKSQGRSVPYAG; translated from the exons ATGTTCCATTCCAAAAAACTTCCTACTACTATGAATTCATCCTCTTCTTCGGCTTCTATGTGTGTTCAAGGTGACTCTGGACTTGTTCTCACTACTGACCCTAAACCTCGGCTCCGATGGACTGTCGAACTACACGAACGTTTCGTCGATGCTGTTACTCAGTTAGGCGGACCAGACA agGCTACTCCAAAAACCATCATGAGGGTTATGGGTGTCAAAGGTCTTACTCTCTACCATCTCAAGAGCCACCTTCAG AAATTCAGGCTTGGTAAGCAACCGCATAAGGACTTCAATGATCATTCTCTTAAGGATGTTGATCATCATATGAGAG GTTCAGCACTTGATTTACAAAGAAATGGTGCTTCATCATCGGGAATAATGTGCCGTGGCATGAACGA GAATAACGTACACATAAATGATGCTCTTAGGATGCAAATGGAGGTACAGAGAAGATTGCATGAACAATTGGAG GTTCAAAGACATCTTCAGCTAAGAATTGAAGCTCAAGGAAAGTATATGCAAACTATACTAGAGAAAGCTTGCCAAACCCTTTCTAATGATAGTAGTTTGGCTTCAGGATCAAGTTACAAAAGCCGTGCCGATGTTAGTAGTAGAAATAATCAAGGTGGTATAATTTCTGATATGGGAGGTAGTTCCTTGAAAGACTTTGGTGGTTCTTCTCTTAATAATAATTTTCCTTCTCTTCAAGATCTTAATATTTATGGCGGAGTAGATAATCATCATCAGCTTGATAGTATGCAACAACAAAACGAGAAATCATCTTCTTTCGATGCATTTTTCCAGTCGAATAACAACAGTGATAATTTTCTAGGTAACAGGAAAAGACCTAGTACATCATCTTATGGTAGTTCAAGTAAGAATCATTTAGTTTGGACTGAAGATGACATGAGACTACAAGATTTAGGTTCAGCAGTTGGATGTTTAGGTTCTCAAAATGATCACGAAGGTGATCAAGATTCTTCCAAGATTAATGAACATATTCAGATCGGATGTCTATCAACAATTGATGGTGGAAACGAGATGGATTCTGTAGGAGATGTTTATGAAGCTAAGCCAGTTATCTctggtcatcatcatcatcaaaataatgTTGGAGAAAGGAAATATGATCCGACTTCAATGTCATCGAAACTCGAAAGACCATCTCCTCGAAGGATGCCATTTCAGGTGGATAGGGTAAGTAACCCCATGATTAAGTCTCAAGGAAGAAGTGTTCCTTATgctggatga